The Nocardia sp. NBC_01503 sequence CAGCAGGAAGTTACGGCCGTAACCGTCCTTGACCTCCACGGTGTCGCCGGGCGCACCGAGGTGATCCACATCAGCAGTCAGAATCAACTTCATTGCTGTGTCTTCCCTTCTCAGCGAGCCGTGGACACGTAAGGCAGCAGTGCGACCTCACGGGAGTTCTTGACGGCAACGGCCACATCGCGCTGATGCTGCACGCAGTTGCCGGTCACCCGGCGCGCGCGGATCTTGCCGCGATCGGACACGTACTTGCGCAGCAGCGCGGTGTCCTTGTAGTCGATATTGACGGTGCCGGTCTTGGCTTCCTTGCAGAAAGCACAAGCCTTCTTCTTCAGCACCTTCTCGCGTGCCGGTGCTTTGGCCATGGGTTTTACTCCGTAATCCTGGGGGAGCTCTCAGGCTCCCTGCGAAAGCCGTTCCGGCCGAGCCGGATTAGGCGTACCGCCTAGAACGGCGGTTCATCGTCCATCTGCTGCCCGCCCCCGAAGGAGCCGGCCGCGGGCGCACTGCCCCACGGGTCGTCGCCGGCACTCTGGCCGCCACGACCTCCGCCACTGCCACTGCCACCGCCGGAGAAACCTCCGCCGCCGCCCTGACCGCCGCCCCCCTGGGGAGCGCCGCCGCCACCTGCGAAGCCGCCGCCACCACCGCCACGGGTGGTTTTGTTGATCTTCGCGGTCGCGTACTTCAGGGACGGACCGACCTCTTCGACCTCGAGCTCGACGACCGTGCGCTTCTCACCCTCGCGGGTTTCATAGGAGCGCTGCTTCAGTCGTCCGCTCACGATCACCCGAGATCCACGGGTCAGGCTCTCGGCAACATTCTCCGCAGCTTCTCGCCAGATGTTGCAGCGCAGGAAAAGCGCTTCGCCGTCTTTCCATTCATTGGTATTACGGTCGAACACACGGGGAGTCGACGCGACCGTGAAGTTCGCGACGGCCGCTCCCGCGGGCGTGAATCGAAGCTCGGGGTCAGCCGTCAAGTTACCGATGACGGTGATGACCGTGTCGCCTGCTGCCATGAGATTCCTCCTGCTATCCGGTGCAGTCCGCAGTGCACTCGCCTGTTGCGCTCAGCCTAGAGACACAGACCGACGCATTGTGAGCGCACATGCGGGAGGGCAGGACCTACTTCTTGCCGAGGCGCAGCACCTTGGTGCGCAGCACCGACTCGTTCAGTCCCAGCTGGCGATCGAGTTCGCTGACAGTCGCCGACTCGGCGGTCAGCTTGACGACCGCGTAGATGCCTTCGGCCTGCTTGGCGATCTCGTAGGCGAGACGACGCTTGCCCCAGATGTCGACGTTGTCGACCTTGCCGCCTTCTGAACCAACCACGCCGAGCATGGTGTTCAGGTTCGGGCCAACGGTGCGCTCGTCCAGACTCGGATCGAGGATAACCATCACTTCATAATGACGCACGGACCTCATCACCTCCTATGGGCTTAAACGGCCACGGACGATCCGTGGCAGGAGGGTTCGTTGCGTCAGCAACCCGCCAAGGCTACATGAACCGGTTGTGAGCTGCGAAATCGGCTCGGTCCCCGGGTTTGACGGGCCGCGACCCGGGTGCGGGCCCTATGGTTGGGGCCATGCTGAACCGACCCGTCGCCAGTGAGCCGGTCGCCGACCGTCGTGCGGGCTCGGTGTGGTCGTCGTTCGGGTTCGTCTCCGTAATGGTGTGCGCGGTCACACTATTGATGGCCTACTTCAACAAGGCGCGCTGCGCGGGCGCGCCCTTCGACGACAACGGGCGCAGCACCATCTTCGATTCCGTGAAGGATTCGACGGTCTGCTATTCGGATATCCAATTCCTGTGGTTGGGCCGCGATATCAATGAGCATGTCTTCCCGTACCTGAGCGGCGGTATCACCCCCGACGGCGCGCTCACCGGGGGCGCGGTCGAATATCCGGTGCTGAGTGGGCTTTTCATGTGGCTGGGCGCGATCGGCGCGCACGATGACGCGGCGTTCCTGCTGCACTCGGCGCTGCTGCTGGCCCCGTTCGCGCTGCTGACCGCATACATGTTGGGCCGCATGGGCGGTCGCGCCGCCCTGTTGTGGGCGGCCGGACCGCCGCTGATCCTCTACGCCTTCCACAACTGGGAGTTGCCGGTGGTGTGCGCGGCGGTCGGCGCGGCGTACATCGTGACCACCATGACCCGATACTCGTTGCGCGCCCGCGCTATTGCCGCCGCGGTGCTGCTGGGTATCGGTTTCTGCCTGAAGCTGTATCCCGGAATCTTCGTGCTGCCCTTGCTCTTACACGTGCTGGTCGGCGAATCCGAGCCCGGTGTGGACGCGCGTTCACCGCGCCCCTTCGATGTGCGGGGCGCGATCGCGGTCGCCGCGACGGCGATCGGCACGGTGGTGCTGGTCAATCTGCCGTTCGCGCTGGCAGGGTATGAGGGCTGGCGGGCATCGATCACCTTCCAGCAGTTGCGGCAGGCCGATATCACCACCAATTCGATCTGGTACTGGGGTCTGCGCCCGATCTTCGGCAAGACCGCCGCCGATGAGGCCGCCTTCCAGGATGTGGTGTCGGTGGCCTCGCCGCTGCTGATCCTGACGGCCTTCGCGCTGGCGGCCTGGCTGGGCTGGCGGCGCTTCGCGGTCACCGGTTTGTATCCGTGGATCGGCGTGAGCGGCGCCATGCTCTGCGGATTCCTGTTGTTCCACAAGGTGCATTCACCGCAGTACACGCTGTGGCTGATCCCGTTCCTGGTGCTGCTGCGAGTGCGCTGGTCGCTGATCGGGGTGTATCTGCTGGCCGATGCCGCCATCGGGATCGGGGTGTTCCGATACTTCTACGCGTTGGGCTCCGGGCACTCGGTGGAGCTGGCCGAGAATGTGGTGCAGTTCGGTGTGTGGGGCCGGGCGGCGCTGCTGTTGGTGTTCTTCTTCCTGTTCATTCGGGCCAAGCCGCGCGTCCGGGTGAGCGCGGCGGACGAGTTCGGGCCGGATCGCGCACCGGTATTGGCGTATTCGGCGCTCTAATGCGCTGCGTCGCTTTCGGTATTGCGGGCGCGAAATGCCGCGCTCTTGGCCCGGTTTCCACAGATCGTCATATCGCACCAGCGGCGTGAGCCCGCGCGCGAAGTGTCCACGTAGAGCCGGGTGCAATCCTCGCGTCCGCATTCCCGGACCCGATTCCGATCCGCTCCGCCGATCAGTTCGATGGCCGAGCGCGCGATGGCGGCGAGTACGGATTCGCCTGTGCCGCTGCGCTGTACGTCCCCGTCGGCGGTGAGTTCGACACCGGGCAGTGCGCCGAGGGCGATTTCGTTGACGAGCCGTCGATCGGCGGCGGCGATGGTCTCGCCGGCGATGACGGCCAGGGCCATGCGCCAGGTGGCCTCGCGCAATCGGGTGGAGCGTTCCAGTTCGGTGGCATCGGTATGCGGCGCGGTATCGAGCAGGTTCGCCTCTATCGCCCAGGCGTCGAGGTCGGCGGGGGTTTCGAGGGTGTCCTCGAATCGGTCTCGCCGGGACTTCACGGTGCCGATGAAGTCCAATGCCAGATTGCCGCTGACGAAGGTGAACATGCCTTCACCGTAACCCCCTTGACAGGTTACGTCGACGAGGCGCAGGGTAATAACCGTCTTAAGGGGTTACTCGACGGGAGATGACGATGCAGAACCGGCTCATGAACGGGGTCGCGCAACCCGTATTCGTACTGATGTGGAGCAGTGCGTTCATCGTCGGAATCATCGGTGTCGGCGCGGCCCCGCCCATGGTGGTGCTGCTCGGCCGCTACGCCATCGCCGGGCCCCTGCTGGTGCTGTACGGCCTCGCGGTGCACGCGGTGTGGCCGCGCGGCGGGCAGCTGCGGCATGTCATGATCGCCGGTCTGCTCATGCAGATCGTGCAGTTCGGCGCGTTCTACACGGCCATGGGCGAACATGTCTCCGCCGCCGTGATCTCCCTGATGCAGGGCTTGAATCCCGTTGTCATAGCGCTGTTCTCGGGTGTGCTCGGTGAACACATCACCAAGCGCCAATGGGTCGGCTTCGGAATCGGCGGCCTGGGTGTGGCTTTCGCGGTCAGCGATCAATCCAACTTCTCCTGGCTGGGCCTGCTGCTGTGCGTCATCGGCCTGCTCGGCCTGAGCCTGGGCACCGTCTACCAGAAGAAGTTCACCCCCACCGTGGACTCTCGCGCGGCGACCGCGGTGCATCAACTGGTCAGCGCCCCCTTCGCCGGATTGCTCGTGCTGCTCAGCGGCAACTTCCACATCAGCGATCCCGGCCGCTTCGCGACCGCGCTCACCTGGATGGTGCTGGTCAACTCCATGGGCGCGTTCCTGCTGCTGAACGCCATGCTGCGCCGCTGGGACGCCACCCGCGTCGGCAAACTCTTCTTCGCCACCCCCGTCACGACCGCACTGCTGGCATGGCTGTTCATCGCACAACCCCTGCATCCCATGACAATCGCCGGACTCGCCGTCGGAATTCTCGGCATGGTGCTGGCCTCCCGCAAAACCCCGGCCGCCCCGGCAGCGGAGCCCCAGGTCCCGGACCTCGCGGTCGATCGGCCCGAACTCGCTCGCGCCTGACCGATTTCGTGTCGGGAAGGGGCGGTTCGGGCAACCGCACGGCAGACTGTCCCGCATGCTGCACCTGCGGATTATGGCTCCCGCCACCATGACCGAGGACGTACTCGGCGCCCTGGAATGCGATGAGGCCGTCACCGGTCTGGCCGTGTTCCGGGGCGCGGCCGTGCGTCCGGCCGGGGATGTGGTCACCGCCCAGGTGGCCCGTGAGGCCGCCAATGACGTGGTCAACCGGCTGCGCGCGCTCAAGGTGCATCGCGAGGGCAGTATCGAGATCGAAGAGGTGCAGACCTGGCTCTCGCGCAGCGGTTTCGACGCGGAGGTACGCACGCCGGGCAGCAGCGCCGACGCCGTGGTGTGGGCGGAGGTGACGCAGCGGTCCTATGAGGAGACCGAACTCAATTGGACCTACCTGAGTTTCATGACGCTCGCGACCATTATCGCGAGTATCGCCATTGTGCTGGATTCGCAGATCCTGGTGATCGGCGCGATGGTGCTCGGTCCCGAGTTCGGTGCGATCGCGGCACTCGGGGTGGCGCTGGTGCGTCGGCGATTCGTGCTGTTGCAGTTGGCGATTCGCACCTTGTTCGCCGGGTTCGCGGTGGCCATCGGCGTCACCATCGTGCTGGCGCTGGCGGCGCGCGGGCTGGGCTGGATCACCCTCGACAATGTGATCGGCCCCCGCCCGAGTACGCATTTCATCTACACCCCGGACAAGTGGTCGTTCATTGTCGCGGTGGTGGCGGCGGCCGCCGGGGTGCTGTCCATCACGTCGGCGAAATCGGTTGGTATGGCCGGGGTTTTCATCTCGGTGACCACCGTGCCCGCCGCCGGCAATATCGCCTTGGGTGTGGCCTTCGGTAACGGTTCCACCATTTGGGGCAGCGTGGCGCAGCTGCTGGGGAACGTCGCCGGAATGGCGCTCGCGGGCTGGGTGACCCTGGCGGTGCAGCAGGTGCTGTGGTCGCGTATGTCGGTGCGGCGCGCCAAGTTCATGGTGCGCACTCGCCGCATGCTCTGAGCGCGTCGGACAACGAACCGCGCCCGCCACGCGAATTCGCATGACGGGCGCGGTAATCGGGTTACGCGGTTCAGCGGACCGGGGTCGGTTCCTCACTGCTCACGCTTTTGGACTCGTCATCGTCGAGCCTCCGATTGCGAATGATGCTGGTGATGAACGCGGCACCGATGAAGGCCACACCCACCAGGCCGGTGACGACCTCGTTGACGTGCACGCCGATCGAGATCAGCAGGATGATCGCCAGTGCGCCGATGGCCCAGTGCGCGCCGTGCTCCAGGTACACGTACTCCGAGAGCGTGCCCTTGCGGACCAGGAACACGGTGATGGAGCGGACGAACATGGCGCCGATCAGGCCCAGGCCCAGGGCGATCAGAATCGGGTCCGAGGTGATGGCGAACGCGCCGATGACACCGTCGAAGGAGAACGAGGCGTCGAGCACTTCCAGGTACAGGAACAGGAAGAAGGCCGCCTTGCCGGTGGCCTTGACCACCCCGCTGGGCCCGGATTCACCGCCCTCTTCGAGTTCTTCGGTGTGGAACATCGAGCCGAGGCCGTCGACCAGGATGTACGTGATCACGCCCAGTACGCCCGAAACCAGTACGGTGCCACGATCATCGGAGTCCGCGATGACCTCGGCGGCGATGACGATGGCGACCAGGGTGAGCACGACCGAGAGCATGTCCAGCTTGCCGAGCTTGGCCAGCGGCCGCTCGAGCCAGCCGAGCCAGGTGATCTCATGCTCTTCGAGGATGAAGTTCAGGAACAGCAGCAGCAGGAACGCGCCACCGAAGGCGGCGATCTGCGGATGCGCGTCGGTGAGCAGCTTCTCGTAGGAGGCGCTGCCGTCGGGGAAGGTGAGGGCGCCGTCCGCGGGCGGGTTCATCGCCAGGTCGAAGGCGCGCTTGGGGTCCAGGCCCGCGGTGATCCAGACGATGGCGAGCGGGAAGACCAGGCGCATACCGAAGACGGCGATGACCACGCCGACGGTAAGGAAGATCTTCTGCCAGAACTCGCTCATCCGTTGCAGGACACTGGCATTGATGACGGCGTTGTCGAACGACAGCGACACCTCGAGGATGCCCAGGATGGCGCACAGTGCCAGCGCTGTCGGACCGCCGTACACGAATGCCGCTATGAGAGCGAGCACCGAGACGATGATGGAGAGGCCGAAAATACGCACCGCTAGGGGGCCTTTCGTAGTGCCGGTATCAGTTCCGGATCGGGTAAGGCTCGCACGAGGAGGGACCCGTGCTCCCGAGCCCCCCTGGCGCGTCGAACTTTTCGATTAGACGTTGACGCCGTAGTCGCGGGCGATACCGGACAGACCGGACGCGTAGCCCTGGCCGATGGCCCGGAACTTCCACTCGGCGCCATTGCGGTACAGCTCGCCGAAGACCATGGCGGTCTCGGTGGAGGCGTCCTCGGTGAGGTCGTAGCGGGCCAGCTCGGCGCCGTTGGCGCGGTCGACCACGCGAATGTAGGCATTGCGGACCTGGCCGAAGCTCTGGCCGCGCTGATCCGCCTCGTAGATCGAGACCGGGAAGAAGATGGACTCGATGCTGGGCGGGGTGGCCGCGAGATCGACATTGATTATCTCGTCGTCGCCTTCGCCTTCACCGGTGAGGTTGTCGCCGGTGTGCACGATGGAGCCTTCGGGCGAGGTCAGGTTGTTGAAGAAGACGAAGTGCTTGTCCGAAACAACCTTCTTGTCGCCGCCGGTGGCGATCGCGCTCGCGTCCAGGTCGAAGTCGGTCCCGGTGGTCGTCCGCACGTCCCAGCCGAGGCCGACCGACACGGCGGTGAGGTTCGGGGCCTGCTTCGTCAGCGAAACATTGCCGCCCTTGGACAAACTGACACCCATGCGGGAATCCCTTCCGTTGGAAAGCGTTCAAACGTTCTTGTAGCGCGGCATGTCCGAATTGCCGGGTCCGCAGGTACGACCCTAGTAGCTTTCCCGAGGCTTGTGCATGAACAAACCGAGGACATCCCCGGGCACCAGCCTGTCACGCGACATGTCACCCGGTTCATCGTCGCAGTCGCCGCGGGTGTGAACGGGCACCTAACATCGGGGCGTGGCAGGCCGTAGACGCGGATGGTTCCGGTCCCCCCGGGACACAGCATGGGTGCAGCAGGCCCGGACGGCGCTGACCGCCGCCTTCCTGGACATGGACACCCGGCAGAGCATTGCCGAGAATGCCGTCGCGGCCTCCGCGCAGGTATTTCCCGAGCGCGGTATGGCCGCGCAGTGGGATCGGGTGCGCGCCCGCTGCTATGACGCGGCGGGCTCCTACCTGGCCTTGAACGAGCGCCTCGACCAGGCCGAACGGGACGGCGGATCGATTCCGCAGGCCGAGATCGACGGGCAGATACGCAAACTCGCCGATGCCGCACGCGGGGTGGACGAGTTCTATCGCGGCAATCAGGGCCACCTCGAGCATGCGGTCGCGGTGTACGGGTCGGTGCCACAACTGGTGGCGCAGGTGCGGTCGGCGGCGCAGCGGGTGCGGCAGGCCGCGGACGACTCACCCTTCTCCGGGTATCCGTCGGTGCTGCTGTCCAAGGCCGCGGTCGATGAGGGTCTCGTCACACTGGAGGCCGCCATCGGCGCCGGTGTCGGTGCCACCCGCGAGGCCGCGACGGAGTTGGAGAATCGCTCCCGCACACTGTCAAGGGCACTGGAAGACGCACCGGGCAAACAGCATTCGGCGACCACCGCACTGGCCTCCGCGGGTACCCGGCTGGCGGCGGCCCAGCATCGCACCGAGCGACTCGCGCCCGCGCTGTCTTCCCTGCTCCGAGAGTTCAACGCTGCGAGTTCGGCGGATTTGGCGAACAATGAGCGGCAAGCCCACCGAGCCATCGACGCCGCAGCCGCGGATCTGTCCCGGGCCCGGGCCGCATTGCAGAACAACGACCCGGAGCAAACGCTTGAATTGACCACATCCGCCCGCGGGCACCTCGCCTCCGCGGAGGAGCAGGCCGACGCCGTCACCGACCGTCTGGCACTGTTGCGCGAGGTCCGTGAGAAGCCACAGGAGAAGGCCAAGACCGTCCGGTTCAAACTGCGGGATGCGCAGATGCTGGCGGTGAACAACGGTCTCGTCCCGCAGTGGGGTTCGGTACTGGATGCCCAGTCCGAACGCCTGGATCGGGTGGTCGCCGGGCTCACCGGCCCGCATCCGGACTATTGGGCGTATATCTCCGAACTGGATGCCGTCTCGGCGTTCATAGCGGGTGTTGTCGAACGCATGCGAAGTACCGATAGATAAACCGACCGAACAGTAGGAGGCACGGGGGACGATGACCGCGATTATCAGCACCTATCCGGAAGTCGCCCCCGTATCCCTGCACAAGCGCTTCCCCATGCGCCACTTCCCGCAGGTACCCGGGCCGGAACTGCGACTGCTCTGCCACCGTCTGCCCGAACCCTTCGGCGACTCCAACGACCGCGATCTGCTCTCGATGGCCCTGGGCGCGACGCTGTACGTGCCCGCCACCCGCGCCGACCTCACCGCCACCATTCAGCGGCGCGCCGCGCGCGGGGCCTGCTCCATGGTCATCGACCTCGAGGACGCCGTCGCCGACCACGACCTGGAGTTCGGAAAGAAGCAGGCCGCCCGGACCTTGGACGAACTCGGCAGCGGGGTCGCCGCGTATCCACTGCTGTTCGTACGGGTGCGCGACCCCGAGACCGTCGGCGAGATCGTGTCCGCGATCGGACCGGGGGCGCGGGCGCTCACCGGATTCGTCTTCCCCAAATTCGACAGCACCACCGGCGCGAAGTACCTCGACGCTCTCGACGCGGCATCGAAGGCGCTGGGGCGCAAGGTCTTCGGCATGCCGGTGCTGGAATCACCCGCGCTGGTACACCGGCAGACCCGCGATCTGGAGTTGCACCGCATCCAGGAGCTGCTCACCGCCCGCCGTGACAGCGTGCTCGCGGTACGCATCGGGGCCACGGATATGTGCTCCACCTTCGGAATTCGGCGCGATCGCGATCTGACCATCTACGACGTGCGCGTGGTCGCCGATGTGATCGCCGATATCGTGAACTACCTGGGGCGCACGGACGGAACGGGATTCACCATCACCGGACCGGTCTGGGAGTACTTCGCCGACCACGAGCGCATGTTCCGCCCGCAGCTGCGCACCTCACCCTTCTCCGAGGCGGACGCGGTGCCGTTCCGGCAGTACCTGGTCAGCCGGGACCTGGACGGACTGCTGCGCGAGATAACCCTGGATCGCGCCAACGGAATTCAGGGCAAGACGGTCATCCACCCCTCGCACGTCGCGGTGGTGCACGCACTGTCGGTGGTCACCCACGAGGAGTACTCCGACGCCCTGGACATCCTGCGCGAGGACTCCGGCGGCGTCGCGGCCTCGGAGTACCGCAACAAGATGAACGAGATGAAGCCGCATCGCAGCTGGGCGCGCCAAACCATCCTGCGCGCAAGAGTTTTCGGAGTCACCAATAAGGGCGTCTCCTTCGTGGATCTATTGAAAGTGCTGGTGGCATCGTGAGCTCGGGTTCTGACGGCACCGTGGCCGCCGAGGGCGTCTTGACCGTCGCGCCTTGGGCCACCCGCGAACTCGGTCTCGGCCTCCGGCACGGGAACTCGTACGCCCTGCCCGGCGAGTGGCGGATCGCCGAACTCATCGAGCCGGGGCTGCGGCGCAATCCGCGGCGCGGGCATCTGCTGGTCTCCACCGTGCTGGGTAAGCACCTGCCGACCGATCCGCATCGCGTGATCGAGGCCGGAAATCATCTGGGGGATCTGGTGCGCGAGCGGATCGATGGCCCCGTCATCGTGCTCGGATTCGCGGAAACCGCAACGGGACTCGGCCACTGTGTGGCCGCCCGCATCCAGGCACAGTGCTACCTGCACTCGACGCGCCGCACCGTGCCCACCGCCGAGGTGCTCACCGGATTCGAGGAGGGCCATTCGCACGCCACCTCGCACATGCTGCAACCCGCGCCCGCCGGAATCTTCCGCAACAAGCTGCCGATGGTTCTCGTGGACGACGAAATATCCACCGGCGCAACCGCTCTGGACGCCATTCGGGCGCTGCACGCCTTCAATCCGCGCCCCCACTATGTGCTGGCGTCGCTGGTGGACATGCGAACCACCGCCGATCGCAGCGCATTCGATGCCGCCGCGCGTGACCTGGGCGTCCGCATCGATACCGTCTGCCTCGCTTCCGGCGAAACTTTACTTCCGGTCGACCTGGTCGATTCCGTTGCCGCACTGCCTGATCCGCAGCTCAATCCGGTCGCGTCGCGGCGCGGACGCGTGGCTCGGATGGCGCTGCCCTGGCCGGAGACCGTCCCCGAAGGCGGGCGGCACGGCATTCTGAACTCCGATGTCGCCGAGTTCGAAGCCGCCGTCGCCGCCGCCGCGACAACCCTCCGCGATGAACTGCGCGCCCTGGCATGGGAAACCGACGCGGGGTCGGCCGACGGCCCGCTCGGCCGTCCGGTCGTGGTGCTCG is a genomic window containing:
- the rpsR gene encoding 30S ribosomal protein S18, coding for MAKAPAREKVLKKKACAFCKEAKTGTVNIDYKDTALLRKYVSDRGKIRARRVTGNCVQHQRDVAVAVKNSREVALLPYVSTAR
- a CDS encoding glycosyltransferase family 87 protein: MVCAVTLLMAYFNKARCAGAPFDDNGRSTIFDSVKDSTVCYSDIQFLWLGRDINEHVFPYLSGGITPDGALTGGAVEYPVLSGLFMWLGAIGAHDDAAFLLHSALLLAPFALLTAYMLGRMGGRAALLWAAGPPLILYAFHNWELPVVCAAVGAAYIVTTMTRYSLRARAIAAAVLLGIGFCLKLYPGIFVLPLLLHVLVGESEPGVDARSPRPFDVRGAIAVAATAIGTVVLVNLPFALAGYEGWRASITFQQLRQADITTNSIWYWGLRPIFGKTAADEAAFQDVVSVASPLLILTAFALAAWLGWRRFAVTGLYPWIGVSGAMLCGFLLFHKVHSPQYTLWLIPFLVLLRVRWSLIGVYLLADAAIGIGVFRYFYALGSGHSVELAENVVQFGVWGRAALLLVFFFLFIRAKPRVRVSAADEFGPDRAPVLAYSAL
- a CDS encoding CGNR zinc finger domain-containing protein, with product MFTFVSGNLALDFIGTVKSRRDRFEDTLETPADLDAWAIEANLLDTAPHTDATELERSTRLREATWRMALAVIAGETIAAADRRLVNEIALGALPGVELTADGDVQRSGTGESVLAAIARSAIELIGGADRNRVRECGREDCTRLYVDTSRAGSRRWCDMTICGNRAKSAAFRARNTESDAAH
- a CDS encoding HpcH/HpaI aldolase/citrate lyase family protein encodes the protein MRHFPQVPGPELRLLCHRLPEPFGDSNDRDLLSMALGATLYVPATRADLTATIQRRAARGACSMVIDLEDAVADHDLEFGKKQAARTLDELGSGVAAYPLLFVRVRDPETVGEIVSAIGPGARALTGFVFPKFDSTTGAKYLDALDAASKALGRKVFGMPVLESPALVHRQTRDLELHRIQELLTARRDSVLAVRIGATDMCSTFGIRRDRDLTIYDVRVVADVIADIVNYLGRTDGTGFTITGPVWEYFADHERMFRPQLRTSPFSEADAVPFRQYLVSRDLDGLLREITLDRANGIQGKTVIHPSHVAVVHALSVVTHEEYSDALDILREDSGGVAASEYRNKMNEMKPHRSWARQTILRARVFGVTNKGVSFVDLLKVLVAS
- a CDS encoding DUF389 domain-containing protein; this encodes MLHLRIMAPATMTEDVLGALECDEAVTGLAVFRGAAVRPAGDVVTAQVAREAANDVVNRLRALKVHREGSIEIEEVQTWLSRSGFDAEVRTPGSSADAVVWAEVTQRSYEETELNWTYLSFMTLATIIASIAIVLDSQILVIGAMVLGPEFGAIAALGVALVRRRFVLLQLAIRTLFAGFAVAIGVTIVLALAARGLGWITLDNVIGPRPSTHFIYTPDKWSFIVAVVAAAAGVLSITSAKSVGMAGVFISVTTVPAAGNIALGVAFGNGSTIWGSVAQLLGNVAGMALAGWVTLAVQQVLWSRMSVRRAKFMVRTRRML
- a CDS encoding DMT family transporter produces the protein MTMQNRLMNGVAQPVFVLMWSSAFIVGIIGVGAAPPMVVLLGRYAIAGPLLVLYGLAVHAVWPRGGQLRHVMIAGLLMQIVQFGAFYTAMGEHVSAAVISLMQGLNPVVIALFSGVLGEHITKRQWVGFGIGGLGVAFAVSDQSNFSWLGLLLCVIGLLGLSLGTVYQKKFTPTVDSRAATAVHQLVSAPFAGLLVLLSGNFHISDPGRFATALTWMVLVNSMGAFLLLNAMLRRWDATRVGKLFFATPVTTALLAWLFIAQPLHPMTIAGLAVGILGMVLASRKTPAAPAAEPQVPDLAVDRPELARA
- a CDS encoding DUF475 domain-containing protein, coding for MRIFGLSIIVSVLALIAAFVYGGPTALALCAILGILEVSLSFDNAVINASVLQRMSEFWQKIFLTVGVVIAVFGMRLVFPLAIVWITAGLDPKRAFDLAMNPPADGALTFPDGSASYEKLLTDAHPQIAAFGGAFLLLLFLNFILEEHEITWLGWLERPLAKLGKLDMLSVVLTLVAIVIAAEVIADSDDRGTVLVSGVLGVITYILVDGLGSMFHTEELEEGGESGPSGVVKATGKAAFFLFLYLEVLDASFSFDGVIGAFAITSDPILIALGLGLIGAMFVRSITVFLVRKGTLSEYVYLEHGAHWAIGALAIILLISIGVHVNEVVTGLVGVAFIGAAFITSIIRNRRLDDDESKSVSSEEPTPVR
- a CDS encoding TerD family protein gives rise to the protein MGVSLSKGGNVSLTKQAPNLTAVSVGLGWDVRTTTGTDFDLDASAIATGGDKKVVSDKHFVFFNNLTSPEGSIVHTGDNLTGEGEGDDEIINVDLAATPPSIESIFFPVSIYEADQRGQSFGQVRNAYIRVVDRANGAELARYDLTEDASTETAMVFGELYRNGAEWKFRAIGQGYASGLSGIARDYGVNV
- the rpsF gene encoding 30S ribosomal protein S6 produces the protein MRHYEVMVILDPSLDERTVGPNLNTMLGVVGSEGGKVDNVDIWGKRRLAYEIAKQAEGIYAVVKLTAESATVSELDRQLGLNESVLRTKVLRLGKK
- a CDS encoding single-stranded DNA-binding protein, with product MAAGDTVITVIGNLTADPELRFTPAGAAVANFTVASTPRVFDRNTNEWKDGEALFLRCNIWREAAENVAESLTRGSRVIVSGRLKQRSYETREGEKRTVVELEVEEVGPSLKYATAKINKTTRGGGGGGFAGGGGAPQGGGGQGGGGGFSGGGSGSGGGRGGQSAGDDPWGSAPAAGSFGGGQQMDDEPPF